A genomic segment from Phragmites australis chromosome 6, lpPhrAust1.1, whole genome shotgun sequence encodes:
- the LOC133922805 gene encoding glycine-rich protein 2-like — protein sequence MAAAARQRGTVKWFNDTKGFGFISPEDGSEDLFVHQSSIKSEGFRSLAEGEEVEFTVSEGDDGRTKAVDVTGPDGSFVKGGGGGGGGGGFGSRGGAGSGGGGRSYGGSWGGGRRSGGGGGPGACYKCGEPGHMARDCLSADGGGGGYGGGGGYGGGGGYGGGGGGCFKCGEPGHLARDCFQGGGGGGGGGGGGGGACYNCGQTGHLARDCQSNSGGGGGGGDRSCYNCGEAGHIARDCRA from the coding sequence atggcggcggcggcaaggcagCGTGGGACGGTGAAGTGGTTTAACGACACGAAGGGGTTCGGCTTCATCTCCCCCGAAGACGGTAGCGAGGACCTCTTCGTCCACCAGTCCTccatcaagtcggagggttTCCGCTCCCTCGCCGAGGGCGAGGAAGTCGAGTTCACCGTCTCCGAGGGTGACGACGGCCGCACCAAGGCCGTCGACGTCACCGGCCCCGACGGATCCTTCGTcaagggtggcggcggcggcggcggcggcggcggctttgGATCCCGCGGCGGGGCCGGATCTGGCGGAGGTGGCCGCAGCTACGGCGGTAGCTGGGGCGGAGGGAGGAGAtccggcggtggaggcggcccCGGCGCGTGCTACAAGTGCGGCGAGCCGGGCCACATGGCCAGAGACTGCCTCAGCGCCGACGGCGGAGGTGGTGGTTATGGCGGAGGTGGTGGttatggcggtggtggtggttatggtggtggcggcggcggctgcttcaAGTGTGGTGAGCCTGGCCACCTGGCTAGGGACTGCTTCCAaggcggaggtggcggtggaggaggaggcggcggcggcggcggcgcctgctACAACTGCGGCCAGACCGGACACCTGGCGAGGGACTGCCAGAGtaactccggcggcggcggcggcggcggcgaccgctCCTGCTACAACTGCGGCGAGGCCGGCCACATCGCCCGCGACTGCCGCGCGTGA
- the LOC133922807 gene encoding bifunctional protein FolD 4, chloroplastic-like isoform X1, which yields MASSILSDCSSARLLPLSRTLLPPLPHRLRPSPALAFPRRLFVASPAQLLSRPRRMDSVLAAGSSADSATVSADTSSKVIDGKLVAKQIREEIAVEIARMKDAIGVVPGLAVILVGSRKDSQTYVRNKKKACEAVGIKSYEVNLPEDSSEEEVIKHIASFNSDPSVHGILVQLPLPRHMNDENILNAVSIEKDVDGFHPLNIGRLAMQGRDPFFVPCTPKGCMELLRRYGVEVKGKRAVVIGRSNIVGMPAALLLQKANATVSIVHSQTKNPEEITRQADIVIAAVGVANLVRGNWIKPGAAIIDVGINPVDDPESPRGYRLVGDVCYEEASKVAGAITPVPGGVGPMTIAMLLSNTLESAKRIHKFK from the exons ATGGCGTCCTCCATACTCTCCGACTGCTCCTCcgcccgcctcctccccctcagCCGGACGCTCCTCCCGCCGCTGCCGCACCGCCTCCGCCCCTCACCAGCTCTAGCTTTCCCCAGGCGCCTATTTGTAGCCTCCCCAGCCCAGCTGCTCTCGCGCCCGCGCCGCATGGATTCGGTCCTCGCCGCCGGCTCTTCTGCCGACTCAG CAACCGTCTCAGCCGACACATCTTCCAAAGTGATTGACGGCAAGCTGGTGGCAAAGCAAATAAGAGAAGAAATCGCAGTTGAAATCGCCAGGATGAAGGATGCTATTGGGGTAGTGCCCGGCCTGGCAGTCATCCTAGTCGGCTCAAGGAAGGATTCACAAACTTATGTGCggaacaagaagaaggcgtGTGAAGCGGTCGGTATAAAGTCTTATGAGGTCAACTTGCCGGAGGACAGTTCCGAAGAGGAGGTTATCAAGCACATAGCGAGCTTTAACAGTGATCCATCTGTGCATGGCATCTTGGTTCAGTTGCCCTTACCTCGT CATATGAACGATGAGAACATTTTGAATGCTGTTAGTATTGAAAAGGACGTTGATGGCTTCCATCCACTGAACATCGGACGACTTGCAATGCAAGGTCGAGATCCGTTCTTTGTTCCATGCACCCCAAAAGGATGCATGGAGTTGCTACGCAGATATGGAGTTGAAGTAAAAGGGAAGAGAGCTGTTGTAATTGGAAGAAGCAATATTGTTGGAATGCCTGCCGCATTATTGTTGCAA AAAGCAAATGCAACTGTCAGCATTGTACATTCACAAACTAAGAACCCTGAAGAAATAACAAGACAGGCAGATATTGTTATTGCAGCTGTTGGAGTTGCTAACTTAGTCAGAGGAAATTGGATTAAACCTGGAGCAGCTATTATTGATGTTGGCATCAACCCAGTTGAT GATCCAGAAAGCCCTCGGGGTTATAGGCTCGTTGGAGATGTCTGTTACGAGGAGGCCTCCAAGGTTGCAGGAGCGATCACACCAGTTCCTGGTGGTGTTGGGCCGATGACTATTGCAATGCTTTTATCGAACACACTTGAGTCGGCTAAAAGGATccacaaattcaaataa
- the LOC133922807 gene encoding bifunctional protein FolD 4, chloroplastic-like isoform X2, producing MASSILSDCSSARLLPLSRTLLPPLPHRLRPSPALAFPRRLFVASPAQLLSRPRRMDSVLAAGSSADSADTSSKVIDGKLVAKQIREEIAVEIARMKDAIGVVPGLAVILVGSRKDSQTYVRNKKKACEAVGIKSYEVNLPEDSSEEEVIKHIASFNSDPSVHGILVQLPLPRHMNDENILNAVSIEKDVDGFHPLNIGRLAMQGRDPFFVPCTPKGCMELLRRYGVEVKGKRAVVIGRSNIVGMPAALLLQKANATVSIVHSQTKNPEEITRQADIVIAAVGVANLVRGNWIKPGAAIIDVGINPVDDPESPRGYRLVGDVCYEEASKVAGAITPVPGGVGPMTIAMLLSNTLESAKRIHKFK from the exons ATGGCGTCCTCCATACTCTCCGACTGCTCCTCcgcccgcctcctccccctcagCCGGACGCTCCTCCCGCCGCTGCCGCACCGCCTCCGCCCCTCACCAGCTCTAGCTTTCCCCAGGCGCCTATTTGTAGCCTCCCCAGCCCAGCTGCTCTCGCGCCCGCGCCGCATGGATTCGGTCCTCGCCGCCGGCTCTTCTGCCGACTCAG CCGACACATCTTCCAAAGTGATTGACGGCAAGCTGGTGGCAAAGCAAATAAGAGAAGAAATCGCAGTTGAAATCGCCAGGATGAAGGATGCTATTGGGGTAGTGCCCGGCCTGGCAGTCATCCTAGTCGGCTCAAGGAAGGATTCACAAACTTATGTGCggaacaagaagaaggcgtGTGAAGCGGTCGGTATAAAGTCTTATGAGGTCAACTTGCCGGAGGACAGTTCCGAAGAGGAGGTTATCAAGCACATAGCGAGCTTTAACAGTGATCCATCTGTGCATGGCATCTTGGTTCAGTTGCCCTTACCTCGT CATATGAACGATGAGAACATTTTGAATGCTGTTAGTATTGAAAAGGACGTTGATGGCTTCCATCCACTGAACATCGGACGACTTGCAATGCAAGGTCGAGATCCGTTCTTTGTTCCATGCACCCCAAAAGGATGCATGGAGTTGCTACGCAGATATGGAGTTGAAGTAAAAGGGAAGAGAGCTGTTGTAATTGGAAGAAGCAATATTGTTGGAATGCCTGCCGCATTATTGTTGCAA AAAGCAAATGCAACTGTCAGCATTGTACATTCACAAACTAAGAACCCTGAAGAAATAACAAGACAGGCAGATATTGTTATTGCAGCTGTTGGAGTTGCTAACTTAGTCAGAGGAAATTGGATTAAACCTGGAGCAGCTATTATTGATGTTGGCATCAACCCAGTTGAT GATCCAGAAAGCCCTCGGGGTTATAGGCTCGTTGGAGATGTCTGTTACGAGGAGGCCTCCAAGGTTGCAGGAGCGATCACACCAGTTCCTGGTGGTGTTGGGCCGATGACTATTGCAATGCTTTTATCGAACACACTTGAGTCGGCTAAAAGGATccacaaattcaaataa